In Hermetia illucens chromosome 1, iHerIll2.2.curated.20191125, whole genome shotgun sequence, one genomic interval encodes:
- the LOC119647140 gene encoding LOW QUALITY PROTEIN: cryptochrome-1 (The sequence of the model RefSeq protein was modified relative to this genomic sequence to represent the inferred CDS: substituted 1 base at 1 genomic stop codon) produces MSTTNAGKQTIVHWFRKGQRIHDNPPLKKACALVNANPEKYVLRPIFILDPGIPRWMTVGANRFRFLQESLVQFNDNLKAINSRLYVVRGTPSDVFPRLFEEWRVKVLTFESDIEPYAKKRDAEVRKLADECDVEVIVENSHTIYDPYKVLMLNSGRPIINYRSFQAVIAKLPAAEPVPTPDPIKCSPPLKDFIEEKNGVCYDVPSLEQIGVDVNSLGPSKFPGGETEALSRMEHHLKNTEWICSFEEPNTFPNSLEPSTTVLSPYLKFGCLSSRLFYKXLTEILAKNKKHSKPPVSLVGQLLWREFYYSAAAGEPNFDKMEGNRICYQIPWTSNPEYLEAWTYGRTGYPFIDAIMRQLRQEGWIHHLARHAVACFLTRGDLWISWEEGQKVFEELLLDADWALNAGNWMWLSASAFFYQYFRVYSPVVFGKKTDKDGKYIRKYVPELKNYPASLIYEPWKATVAQQKLYGCVVGKDYPKRIVVHEEVYKKNLEKMSKAYKVNKELLAKGKEETGYGVSSKASGVKRKYEEDEDEC; encoded by the coding sequence ATGTCTACAACAAACGCCGGTAAACAAACCATTGTACATTGGTTTCGCAAGGGTCAACGAATCCATGACAATCCCCCATTGAAGAAAGCATGTGCGCTGGTGAATGCCAATCCCGAAAAATATGTTCTTCGCCCGATATTCATTCTGGATCCAGGGATTCCACGTTGGATGACAGTTGGCGCCAATCGGTTTCGGTTTCTACAGGAATCTCTCGTGCAGTTTAATGATAATTTGAAAGCTATAAATTCGAGGTTGTACGTGGTCAGAGGCACACCAAGTGATGTATTTCCGCGACTGTTTGAAGAGTGGCGTGTGAAAGTTTTAACGTTTGAGTCCGATATAGAGCCCTACGCCAAGAAGCGAGATGCCGAGGTGAGGAAGCTGGCGGATGAGTGTGATGTGGAGGTGATTGTGGAGAACTCCCATACTATATACGACCCGTATAAAGTCCTGATGCTTAATTCGGGGCGCCCAATTATCAATTACCGATCCTTCCAAGCAGTTATTGCAAAGTTACCAGCTGCTGAGCCTGTTCCGACTCCTGATCCTATCAAATGCAGCCCTCCACTTAAAGATTTCATAGAAGAGAAGAATGGGGTTTGTTACGACGTTCCATCACTAGAGCAGATAGGAGTCGATGTCAACTCTCTGGGTCCTAGCAAGTTCCCTGGTGGAGAAACAGAAGCGCTTTCCCGTATGGAACACCATTTGAAGAACACGGAATGGATATGCTCCTTCGAGGAACCGAACACGTTCCCAAACTCACTCGAACCGAGCACGACAGTCTTGAGCCCATATCTTAAATTTGGCTGCCTGAGCTCCCGCCTCTTCTATAAATGATTGACAGAGATCCTCGCCAAAAACAAGAAGCATTCAAAGCCTCCAGTGTCGCTCGTTGGGCAGCTGTTATGGCGTGAGTTTTACTACAGTGCCGCAGCAGGGGAACCGAACTTCGACAAAATGGAGGGGAATCGGATTTGTTACCAAATTCCCTGGACATCCAACCCAGAGTATTTAGAAGCTTGGACCTATGGGCGAACTGGGTACCCTTTCATCGATGCCATAATGCGTCAACTGCGCCAAGAAGGCTGGATACACCACTTGGCTCGACATGCTGTTGCATGCTTTCTTACTCGAGGCGATCTATGGATATCCTGGGAAGAGGGACAGAAAGTCTTTGAAGAATTGCTTCTGGATGCCGACTGGGCACTGAATGCGGGAAATTGGATGTGGCTTTCAGCGTCTGCGTTCTTCTATCAATATTTTCGCGTTTATAGTCCTGTGGTTTTCGGCAAGAAGACGGACAAAGACGGGAAATACATCAGAAAGTATGTTCCAGAGTTGAAGAATTATCCAGCATCGTTGATCTATGAACCGTGGAAAGCAACTGTAGCGCAACAGAAATTGTATGGCTGTGTTGTTGGAAAGGATTATCCAAAGCGAATTGTTGTACATGAAGAGGTttacaagaagaacttggagaaGATGTCCAAGGCCTACAAAGTTAACAAGGAGCTACTTGCGAAAGGCAAGGAGGAAACAGGGTATGGTGTAAGTTCGAAAGCTTCTGGGGTTAAGAGGAAGTACGAGGAAGATGAAGATGAATGTTAG